The Siniperca chuatsi isolate FFG_IHB_CAS linkage group LG9, ASM2008510v1, whole genome shotgun sequence genome includes a region encoding these proteins:
- the LOC122881577 gene encoding cleft lip and palate transmembrane protein 1-like protein isoform X5 translates to MYPSCYSKPADSGAKRSSIAKLLLGVFVVYMLHTVWLLYGFLNTKPCDRGSGELCITSYLAARPRLQLSVFTCLLPDNSQLNLAVKIDPFDPHSTFERQVNVSLPQETRANGTLYAVVYVHKAGVSPLEDSREVHYAAQLTTYIPPTHTEGQRDMQKPSPRSENPVSHWRPHLSITMMSEDFTFNKAGLPSDVRRYMRVSQDGRQMIYLPLLLVNELSFRVRDLVEISSSTVQMPLTVSYEGISLRGFRFWVHLQDVVYSLRQFGFTEENVDEIKETLVGSNLYLLVLTALITALQLICEFLALKNDISSWRKKKSMAGMSRKSVLWRSLSTLLIFLHLLEETSLLVLLPVGLGACVEVWKVFTVFNIQFQWKSSKLHVNKLDEEERKTVEYDTQASRYLSYLVYPLCISGAIFSLAYLRQKSYYSWLINSLVTGVYAFGFLSMAPQLFINHKLKSVSHLQGTVLMYRGVNTLISDLCSFASFFSSSGSFSSSHQLSCFRDELLFFLYLYQRRRYAPKARRRESGTHSKKLKTQ, encoded by the exons ATGTACCCATCGTGCTATTCCAAGCCCGCGGACAGCGGCGCTAAAAGGAGCTCCATCGCTAAACTGCTGCTCGGGGTCTTTGTGGTGTATATGCTCCACACCGTCTGGCTGCTGTACGGCTTCCTCAACACTAAACCCTGCGATAGAGGCTCAGGAGAGCTCTGCATCACCTCCTACCTGGCAGCAAGACCCAGACTACAG ctGAGCGTCTTCACCTGCCTCCTGCCAGACAACAGCCAACTCAACCTTGCTGTAAAAATAGACCCATTTGACCCACACTCTACATTTGAGAG gcAGGTGAATGTCTCTCTGCCACAGGAGACTCGAGCTAATGGCACTCTGTATGCGGTCGTGTATGTTCACAAAGCCGGTGTTTCACCTCTGGAGGACAGCAGAGAAGTCCACTACGCAGCGCAGCTCACCACCTACATCCCTCCCACTCACACTGAGGGGCAGAGAGACATGCAGAAG CCGAGTCCCAGATCAGAGAATCCTGTATCCCATTGGAGACCTCACCTGTCAATCACTATGATGTCAGAGGACTTCACCTTCAACAAGGCGGGGCTTCCTAGTGATGTGCGGCGCTACATGAGAGT CTCTCAGGATGGCCGACAGATGATCtacctccctctgctgctggttAACGAGCTCAGCTTCAGAGTCAGAGACCTCGTG GagatcagcagcagcactgtTCAGATGCCTCTGACTGTGTCCTACGAGGGAATCTCTTTAAGGGGATTCAGGTTCTGGGTGCATCTGCAGGACGTGGTTTACTCCCTGCGACAGTTTG GCTTCACAGAGGAGAACGTAGATGAGATTAAAGAGACTTTGGTGGGCTCCAACCTCTACCTGTTAGTGTTGACTGCACTCATCACAGCTCTGCAA CTCATCTGTGAATTCTTGGCTCTTAAAAATGACATCAGCTCgtggaggaaaaagaagagcatGGCGGGAATGTCCAGGAAGTCGG TTCTGTGGCGTAGTCTCAGTACTTTGctgattttcctccacctgctagAGGAGACCAGTCTATTGGTGCTGCTTCCTGTTGGACTGGGAGCATGCGTAGAG GTATGGAAGGTGTTTACAGTGTTCAACATCCAGTTTCAGTGGAAAAGCTCCAAGCTCCAT GTAAATAAGCTGGatgaagaagaaaggaagacagTGGAGTATGATACACAG GCGTCCAGATACTTGTCCTACTTGGTCTATCCTCTGTGTATCAGTGGAGCTATTTTCTCACTGGCCTACTTACGCCAAAAGAG TTACTATTCCTGGTTGATCAACAGCCTGGTGACTG gaGTGTATGCCTTTGGCTTCCTGTCTATGGCCCCGCAGCTCTTCATCAACCACAAG TTGAAGTCTGTGAGCCACCTGCAGGGGACGGTGTTGATGTACAGA GGAGTGAACACGCTGATCTCCGATCTGTGCtcctttgcctcctttttctcctcatctggatccttctcctcctctcaccaACTTTCCTGCTTCAGAGATgagctcctcttcttcctctaccTCTACCAGCGAAG GCGTTACGCCCCCAAGGCCAGAAGGCGGGAGTCTGGGACCCACAGCAAGAAACTAAAGACACAATGA
- the LOC122881577 gene encoding cleft lip and palate transmembrane protein 1-like protein isoform X2 has protein sequence MYPSCYSKPADSGAKRSSIAKLLLGVFVVYMLHTVWLLYGFLNTKPCDRGSGELCITSYLAARPRLQLSVFTCLLPDNSQLNLAVKIDPFDPHSTFERQVNVSLPQETRANGTLYAVVYVHKAGVSPLEDSREVHYAAQLTTYIPPTHTEGQRDMQKPSPRSENPVSHWRPHLSITMMSEDFTFNKAGLPSDVRRYMRVSQDGRQMIYLPLLLVNELSFRVRDLVEISSSTVQMPLTVSYEGISLRGFRFWVHLQDVVYSLRQFGFTEENVDEIKETLVGSNLYLLVLTALITALQLICEFLALKNDISSWRKKKSMAGMSRKSVLWRSLSTLLIFLHLLEETSLLVLLPVGLGACVEVWKVFTVFNIQFQWKSSKLHVNKLDEEERKTVEYDTQASRYLSYLVYPLCISGAIFSLAYLRQKSYYSWLINSLVTGVYAFGFLSMAPQLFINHKVCPATSPEAFRSLKSVSHLQGTVLMYRGVNTLISDLCSFASFFSSSGSFSSSHQLSCFRDELLFFLYLYQRRRYAPKARRRESGTHSKKLKTQ, from the exons ATGTACCCATCGTGCTATTCCAAGCCCGCGGACAGCGGCGCTAAAAGGAGCTCCATCGCTAAACTGCTGCTCGGGGTCTTTGTGGTGTATATGCTCCACACCGTCTGGCTGCTGTACGGCTTCCTCAACACTAAACCCTGCGATAGAGGCTCAGGAGAGCTCTGCATCACCTCCTACCTGGCAGCAAGACCCAGACTACAG ctGAGCGTCTTCACCTGCCTCCTGCCAGACAACAGCCAACTCAACCTTGCTGTAAAAATAGACCCATTTGACCCACACTCTACATTTGAGAG gcAGGTGAATGTCTCTCTGCCACAGGAGACTCGAGCTAATGGCACTCTGTATGCGGTCGTGTATGTTCACAAAGCCGGTGTTTCACCTCTGGAGGACAGCAGAGAAGTCCACTACGCAGCGCAGCTCACCACCTACATCCCTCCCACTCACACTGAGGGGCAGAGAGACATGCAGAAG CCGAGTCCCAGATCAGAGAATCCTGTATCCCATTGGAGACCTCACCTGTCAATCACTATGATGTCAGAGGACTTCACCTTCAACAAGGCGGGGCTTCCTAGTGATGTGCGGCGCTACATGAGAGT CTCTCAGGATGGCCGACAGATGATCtacctccctctgctgctggttAACGAGCTCAGCTTCAGAGTCAGAGACCTCGTG GagatcagcagcagcactgtTCAGATGCCTCTGACTGTGTCCTACGAGGGAATCTCTTTAAGGGGATTCAGGTTCTGGGTGCATCTGCAGGACGTGGTTTACTCCCTGCGACAGTTTG GCTTCACAGAGGAGAACGTAGATGAGATTAAAGAGACTTTGGTGGGCTCCAACCTCTACCTGTTAGTGTTGACTGCACTCATCACAGCTCTGCAA CTCATCTGTGAATTCTTGGCTCTTAAAAATGACATCAGCTCgtggaggaaaaagaagagcatGGCGGGAATGTCCAGGAAGTCGG TTCTGTGGCGTAGTCTCAGTACTTTGctgattttcctccacctgctagAGGAGACCAGTCTATTGGTGCTGCTTCCTGTTGGACTGGGAGCATGCGTAGAG GTATGGAAGGTGTTTACAGTGTTCAACATCCAGTTTCAGTGGAAAAGCTCCAAGCTCCAT GTAAATAAGCTGGatgaagaagaaaggaagacagTGGAGTATGATACACAG GCGTCCAGATACTTGTCCTACTTGGTCTATCCTCTGTGTATCAGTGGAGCTATTTTCTCACTGGCCTACTTACGCCAAAAGAG TTACTATTCCTGGTTGATCAACAGCCTGGTGACTG gaGTGTATGCCTTTGGCTTCCTGTCTATGGCCCCGCAGCTCTTCATCAACCACAAGGTCTGTCCTGCAACTTCACCAGAGGCCTTTAGAAGT TTGAAGTCTGTGAGCCACCTGCAGGGGACGGTGTTGATGTACAGA GGAGTGAACACGCTGATCTCCGATCTGTGCtcctttgcctcctttttctcctcatctggatccttctcctcctctcaccaACTTTCCTGCTTCAGAGATgagctcctcttcttcctctaccTCTACCAGCGAAG GCGTTACGCCCCCAAGGCCAGAAGGCGGGAGTCTGGGACCCACAGCAAGAAACTAAAGACACAATGA
- the LOC122881577 gene encoding cleft lip and palate transmembrane protein 1-like protein isoform X1 — translation MYPSCYSKPADSGAKRSSIAKLLLGVFVVYMLHTVWLLYGFLNTKPCDRGSGELCITSYLAARPRLQLSVFTCLLPDNSQLNLAVKIDPFDPHSTFERQVNVSLPQETRANGTLYAVVYVHKAGVSPLEDSREVHYAAQLTTYIPPTHTEGQRDMQKKPSPRSENPVSHWRPHLSITMMSEDFTFNKAGLPSDVRRYMRVSQDGRQMIYLPLLLVNELSFRVRDLVEISSSTVQMPLTVSYEGISLRGFRFWVHLQDVVYSLRQFGFTEENVDEIKETLVGSNLYLLVLTALITALQLICEFLALKNDISSWRKKKSMAGMSRKSVLWRSLSTLLIFLHLLEETSLLVLLPVGLGACVEVWKVFTVFNIQFQWKSSKLHVNKLDEEERKTVEYDTQASRYLSYLVYPLCISGAIFSLAYLRQKSYYSWLINSLVTGVYAFGFLSMAPQLFINHKVCPATSPEAFRSLKSVSHLQGTVLMYRGVNTLISDLCSFASFFSSSGSFSSSHQLSCFRDELLFFLYLYQRRRYAPKARRRESGTHSKKLKTQ, via the exons ATGTACCCATCGTGCTATTCCAAGCCCGCGGACAGCGGCGCTAAAAGGAGCTCCATCGCTAAACTGCTGCTCGGGGTCTTTGTGGTGTATATGCTCCACACCGTCTGGCTGCTGTACGGCTTCCTCAACACTAAACCCTGCGATAGAGGCTCAGGAGAGCTCTGCATCACCTCCTACCTGGCAGCAAGACCCAGACTACAG ctGAGCGTCTTCACCTGCCTCCTGCCAGACAACAGCCAACTCAACCTTGCTGTAAAAATAGACCCATTTGACCCACACTCTACATTTGAGAG gcAGGTGAATGTCTCTCTGCCACAGGAGACTCGAGCTAATGGCACTCTGTATGCGGTCGTGTATGTTCACAAAGCCGGTGTTTCACCTCTGGAGGACAGCAGAGAAGTCCACTACGCAGCGCAGCTCACCACCTACATCCCTCCCACTCACACTGAGGGGCAGAGAGACATGCAGAAG AAGCCGAGTCCCAGATCAGAGAATCCTGTATCCCATTGGAGACCTCACCTGTCAATCACTATGATGTCAGAGGACTTCACCTTCAACAAGGCGGGGCTTCCTAGTGATGTGCGGCGCTACATGAGAGT CTCTCAGGATGGCCGACAGATGATCtacctccctctgctgctggttAACGAGCTCAGCTTCAGAGTCAGAGACCTCGTG GagatcagcagcagcactgtTCAGATGCCTCTGACTGTGTCCTACGAGGGAATCTCTTTAAGGGGATTCAGGTTCTGGGTGCATCTGCAGGACGTGGTTTACTCCCTGCGACAGTTTG GCTTCACAGAGGAGAACGTAGATGAGATTAAAGAGACTTTGGTGGGCTCCAACCTCTACCTGTTAGTGTTGACTGCACTCATCACAGCTCTGCAA CTCATCTGTGAATTCTTGGCTCTTAAAAATGACATCAGCTCgtggaggaaaaagaagagcatGGCGGGAATGTCCAGGAAGTCGG TTCTGTGGCGTAGTCTCAGTACTTTGctgattttcctccacctgctagAGGAGACCAGTCTATTGGTGCTGCTTCCTGTTGGACTGGGAGCATGCGTAGAG GTATGGAAGGTGTTTACAGTGTTCAACATCCAGTTTCAGTGGAAAAGCTCCAAGCTCCAT GTAAATAAGCTGGatgaagaagaaaggaagacagTGGAGTATGATACACAG GCGTCCAGATACTTGTCCTACTTGGTCTATCCTCTGTGTATCAGTGGAGCTATTTTCTCACTGGCCTACTTACGCCAAAAGAG TTACTATTCCTGGTTGATCAACAGCCTGGTGACTG gaGTGTATGCCTTTGGCTTCCTGTCTATGGCCCCGCAGCTCTTCATCAACCACAAGGTCTGTCCTGCAACTTCACCAGAGGCCTTTAGAAGT TTGAAGTCTGTGAGCCACCTGCAGGGGACGGTGTTGATGTACAGA GGAGTGAACACGCTGATCTCCGATCTGTGCtcctttgcctcctttttctcctcatctggatccttctcctcctctcaccaACTTTCCTGCTTCAGAGATgagctcctcttcttcctctaccTCTACCAGCGAAG GCGTTACGCCCCCAAGGCCAGAAGGCGGGAGTCTGGGACCCACAGCAAGAAACTAAAGACACAATGA
- the LOC122881577 gene encoding cleft lip and palate transmembrane protein 1-like protein isoform X4, producing MYPSCYSKPADSGAKRSSIAKLLLGVFVVYMLHTVWLLYGFLNTKPCDRGSGELCITSYLAARPRLQLSVFTCLLPDNSQLNLAVKIDPFDPHSTFERQVNVSLPQETRANGTLYAVVYVHKAGVSPLEDSREVHYAAQLTTYIPPTHTEGQRDMQKKPSPRSENPVSHWRPHLSITMMSEDFTFNKAGLPSDVRRYMRVSQDGRQMIYLPLLLVNELSFRVRDLVEISSSTVQMPLTVSYEGISLRGFRFWVHLQDVVYSLRQFGFTEENVDEIKETLVGSNLYLLVLTALITALQLICEFLALKNDISSWRKKKSMAGMSRKSVLWRSLSTLLIFLHLLEETSLLVLLPVGLGACVEVWKVFTVFNIQFQWKSSKLHVNKLDEEERKTVEYDTQASRYLSYLVYPLCISGAIFSLAYLRQKSYYSWLINSLVTGVYAFGFLSMAPQLFINHKLKSVSHLQGTVLMYRGVNTLISDLCSFASFFSSSGSFSSSHQLSCFRDELLFFLYLYQRRRYAPKARRRESGTHSKKLKTQ from the exons ATGTACCCATCGTGCTATTCCAAGCCCGCGGACAGCGGCGCTAAAAGGAGCTCCATCGCTAAACTGCTGCTCGGGGTCTTTGTGGTGTATATGCTCCACACCGTCTGGCTGCTGTACGGCTTCCTCAACACTAAACCCTGCGATAGAGGCTCAGGAGAGCTCTGCATCACCTCCTACCTGGCAGCAAGACCCAGACTACAG ctGAGCGTCTTCACCTGCCTCCTGCCAGACAACAGCCAACTCAACCTTGCTGTAAAAATAGACCCATTTGACCCACACTCTACATTTGAGAG gcAGGTGAATGTCTCTCTGCCACAGGAGACTCGAGCTAATGGCACTCTGTATGCGGTCGTGTATGTTCACAAAGCCGGTGTTTCACCTCTGGAGGACAGCAGAGAAGTCCACTACGCAGCGCAGCTCACCACCTACATCCCTCCCACTCACACTGAGGGGCAGAGAGACATGCAGAAG AAGCCGAGTCCCAGATCAGAGAATCCTGTATCCCATTGGAGACCTCACCTGTCAATCACTATGATGTCAGAGGACTTCACCTTCAACAAGGCGGGGCTTCCTAGTGATGTGCGGCGCTACATGAGAGT CTCTCAGGATGGCCGACAGATGATCtacctccctctgctgctggttAACGAGCTCAGCTTCAGAGTCAGAGACCTCGTG GagatcagcagcagcactgtTCAGATGCCTCTGACTGTGTCCTACGAGGGAATCTCTTTAAGGGGATTCAGGTTCTGGGTGCATCTGCAGGACGTGGTTTACTCCCTGCGACAGTTTG GCTTCACAGAGGAGAACGTAGATGAGATTAAAGAGACTTTGGTGGGCTCCAACCTCTACCTGTTAGTGTTGACTGCACTCATCACAGCTCTGCAA CTCATCTGTGAATTCTTGGCTCTTAAAAATGACATCAGCTCgtggaggaaaaagaagagcatGGCGGGAATGTCCAGGAAGTCGG TTCTGTGGCGTAGTCTCAGTACTTTGctgattttcctccacctgctagAGGAGACCAGTCTATTGGTGCTGCTTCCTGTTGGACTGGGAGCATGCGTAGAG GTATGGAAGGTGTTTACAGTGTTCAACATCCAGTTTCAGTGGAAAAGCTCCAAGCTCCAT GTAAATAAGCTGGatgaagaagaaaggaagacagTGGAGTATGATACACAG GCGTCCAGATACTTGTCCTACTTGGTCTATCCTCTGTGTATCAGTGGAGCTATTTTCTCACTGGCCTACTTACGCCAAAAGAG TTACTATTCCTGGTTGATCAACAGCCTGGTGACTG gaGTGTATGCCTTTGGCTTCCTGTCTATGGCCCCGCAGCTCTTCATCAACCACAAG TTGAAGTCTGTGAGCCACCTGCAGGGGACGGTGTTGATGTACAGA GGAGTGAACACGCTGATCTCCGATCTGTGCtcctttgcctcctttttctcctcatctggatccttctcctcctctcaccaACTTTCCTGCTTCAGAGATgagctcctcttcttcctctaccTCTACCAGCGAAG GCGTTACGCCCCCAAGGCCAGAAGGCGGGAGTCTGGGACCCACAGCAAGAAACTAAAGACACAATGA
- the LOC122881577 gene encoding cleft lip and palate transmembrane protein 1-like protein isoform X3: MYPSCYSKPADSGAKRSSIAKLLLGVFVVYMLHTVWLLYGFLNTKPCDRGSGELCITSYLAARPRLQLSVFTCLLPDNSQLNLAVKIDPFDPHSTFERQVNVSLPQETRANGTLYAVVYVHKAGVSPLEDSREVHYAAQLTTYIPPTHTEGQRDMQKKPSPRSENPVSHWRPHLSITMMSEDFTFNKAGLPSDVRRYMRVSQDGRQMIYLPLLLVNELSFRVRDLVEISSSTVQMPLTVSYEGISLRGFRFWVHLQDVVYSLRQFGFTEENVDEIKETLVGSNLYLLVLTALITALQLICEFLALKNDISSWRKKKSMAGMSRKSVLWRSLSTLLIFLHLLEETSLLVLLPVGLGACVEVWKVFTVFNIQFQWKSSKLHVNKLDEEERKTVEYDTQASRYLSYLVYPLCISGAIFSLAYLRQKSLVTGVYAFGFLSMAPQLFINHKVCPATSPEAFRSLKSVSHLQGTVLMYRGVNTLISDLCSFASFFSSSGSFSSSHQLSCFRDELLFFLYLYQRRRYAPKARRRESGTHSKKLKTQ; the protein is encoded by the exons ATGTACCCATCGTGCTATTCCAAGCCCGCGGACAGCGGCGCTAAAAGGAGCTCCATCGCTAAACTGCTGCTCGGGGTCTTTGTGGTGTATATGCTCCACACCGTCTGGCTGCTGTACGGCTTCCTCAACACTAAACCCTGCGATAGAGGCTCAGGAGAGCTCTGCATCACCTCCTACCTGGCAGCAAGACCCAGACTACAG ctGAGCGTCTTCACCTGCCTCCTGCCAGACAACAGCCAACTCAACCTTGCTGTAAAAATAGACCCATTTGACCCACACTCTACATTTGAGAG gcAGGTGAATGTCTCTCTGCCACAGGAGACTCGAGCTAATGGCACTCTGTATGCGGTCGTGTATGTTCACAAAGCCGGTGTTTCACCTCTGGAGGACAGCAGAGAAGTCCACTACGCAGCGCAGCTCACCACCTACATCCCTCCCACTCACACTGAGGGGCAGAGAGACATGCAGAAG AAGCCGAGTCCCAGATCAGAGAATCCTGTATCCCATTGGAGACCTCACCTGTCAATCACTATGATGTCAGAGGACTTCACCTTCAACAAGGCGGGGCTTCCTAGTGATGTGCGGCGCTACATGAGAGT CTCTCAGGATGGCCGACAGATGATCtacctccctctgctgctggttAACGAGCTCAGCTTCAGAGTCAGAGACCTCGTG GagatcagcagcagcactgtTCAGATGCCTCTGACTGTGTCCTACGAGGGAATCTCTTTAAGGGGATTCAGGTTCTGGGTGCATCTGCAGGACGTGGTTTACTCCCTGCGACAGTTTG GCTTCACAGAGGAGAACGTAGATGAGATTAAAGAGACTTTGGTGGGCTCCAACCTCTACCTGTTAGTGTTGACTGCACTCATCACAGCTCTGCAA CTCATCTGTGAATTCTTGGCTCTTAAAAATGACATCAGCTCgtggaggaaaaagaagagcatGGCGGGAATGTCCAGGAAGTCGG TTCTGTGGCGTAGTCTCAGTACTTTGctgattttcctccacctgctagAGGAGACCAGTCTATTGGTGCTGCTTCCTGTTGGACTGGGAGCATGCGTAGAG GTATGGAAGGTGTTTACAGTGTTCAACATCCAGTTTCAGTGGAAAAGCTCCAAGCTCCAT GTAAATAAGCTGGatgaagaagaaaggaagacagTGGAGTATGATACACAG GCGTCCAGATACTTGTCCTACTTGGTCTATCCTCTGTGTATCAGTGGAGCTATTTTCTCACTGGCCTACTTACGCCAAAAGAG CCTGGTGACTG gaGTGTATGCCTTTGGCTTCCTGTCTATGGCCCCGCAGCTCTTCATCAACCACAAGGTCTGTCCTGCAACTTCACCAGAGGCCTTTAGAAGT TTGAAGTCTGTGAGCCACCTGCAGGGGACGGTGTTGATGTACAGA GGAGTGAACACGCTGATCTCCGATCTGTGCtcctttgcctcctttttctcctcatctggatccttctcctcctctcaccaACTTTCCTGCTTCAGAGATgagctcctcttcttcctctaccTCTACCAGCGAAG GCGTTACGCCCCCAAGGCCAGAAGGCGGGAGTCTGGGACCCACAGCAAGAAACTAAAGACACAATGA
- the LOC122881577 gene encoding cleft lip and palate transmembrane protein 1-like protein isoform X6 — protein MYPSCYSKPADSGAKRSSIAKLLLGVFVVYMLHTVWLLYGFLNTKPCDRGSGELCITSYLAARPRLQLSVFTCLLPDNSQLNLAVKIDPFDPHSTFERQVNVSLPQETRANGTLYAVVYVHKAGVSPLEDSREVHYAAQLTTYIPPTHTEGQRDMQKKPSPRSENPVSHWRPHLSITMMSEDFTFNKAGLPSDVRRYMRVSQDGRQMIYLPLLLVNELSFRVRDLVEISSSTVQMPLTVSYEGISLRGFRFWVHLQDVVYSLRQFGFTEENVDEIKETLVGSNLYLLVLTALITALQLICEFLALKNDISSWRKKKSMAGMSRKSVLWRSLSTLLIFLHLLEETSLLVLLPVGLGACVEVWKVFTVFNIQFQWKSSKLHVNKLDEEERKTVEYDTQASRYLSYLVYPLCISGAIFSLAYLRQKSLVTGVYAFGFLSMAPQLFINHKLKSVSHLQGTVLMYRGVNTLISDLCSFASFFSSSGSFSSSHQLSCFRDELLFFLYLYQRRRYAPKARRRESGTHSKKLKTQ, from the exons ATGTACCCATCGTGCTATTCCAAGCCCGCGGACAGCGGCGCTAAAAGGAGCTCCATCGCTAAACTGCTGCTCGGGGTCTTTGTGGTGTATATGCTCCACACCGTCTGGCTGCTGTACGGCTTCCTCAACACTAAACCCTGCGATAGAGGCTCAGGAGAGCTCTGCATCACCTCCTACCTGGCAGCAAGACCCAGACTACAG ctGAGCGTCTTCACCTGCCTCCTGCCAGACAACAGCCAACTCAACCTTGCTGTAAAAATAGACCCATTTGACCCACACTCTACATTTGAGAG gcAGGTGAATGTCTCTCTGCCACAGGAGACTCGAGCTAATGGCACTCTGTATGCGGTCGTGTATGTTCACAAAGCCGGTGTTTCACCTCTGGAGGACAGCAGAGAAGTCCACTACGCAGCGCAGCTCACCACCTACATCCCTCCCACTCACACTGAGGGGCAGAGAGACATGCAGAAG AAGCCGAGTCCCAGATCAGAGAATCCTGTATCCCATTGGAGACCTCACCTGTCAATCACTATGATGTCAGAGGACTTCACCTTCAACAAGGCGGGGCTTCCTAGTGATGTGCGGCGCTACATGAGAGT CTCTCAGGATGGCCGACAGATGATCtacctccctctgctgctggttAACGAGCTCAGCTTCAGAGTCAGAGACCTCGTG GagatcagcagcagcactgtTCAGATGCCTCTGACTGTGTCCTACGAGGGAATCTCTTTAAGGGGATTCAGGTTCTGGGTGCATCTGCAGGACGTGGTTTACTCCCTGCGACAGTTTG GCTTCACAGAGGAGAACGTAGATGAGATTAAAGAGACTTTGGTGGGCTCCAACCTCTACCTGTTAGTGTTGACTGCACTCATCACAGCTCTGCAA CTCATCTGTGAATTCTTGGCTCTTAAAAATGACATCAGCTCgtggaggaaaaagaagagcatGGCGGGAATGTCCAGGAAGTCGG TTCTGTGGCGTAGTCTCAGTACTTTGctgattttcctccacctgctagAGGAGACCAGTCTATTGGTGCTGCTTCCTGTTGGACTGGGAGCATGCGTAGAG GTATGGAAGGTGTTTACAGTGTTCAACATCCAGTTTCAGTGGAAAAGCTCCAAGCTCCAT GTAAATAAGCTGGatgaagaagaaaggaagacagTGGAGTATGATACACAG GCGTCCAGATACTTGTCCTACTTGGTCTATCCTCTGTGTATCAGTGGAGCTATTTTCTCACTGGCCTACTTACGCCAAAAGAG CCTGGTGACTG gaGTGTATGCCTTTGGCTTCCTGTCTATGGCCCCGCAGCTCTTCATCAACCACAAG TTGAAGTCTGTGAGCCACCTGCAGGGGACGGTGTTGATGTACAGA GGAGTGAACACGCTGATCTCCGATCTGTGCtcctttgcctcctttttctcctcatctggatccttctcctcctctcaccaACTTTCCTGCTTCAGAGATgagctcctcttcttcctctaccTCTACCAGCGAAG GCGTTACGCCCCCAAGGCCAGAAGGCGGGAGTCTGGGACCCACAGCAAGAAACTAAAGACACAATGA
- the LOC122881580 gene encoding prostate stem cell antigen-like, which produces MKMLLSLVLLSLLASPVLSLECYVCSSSATNEECNRNTQECQAPLDTCMTAVDTLGAVKAIVKQCASRATCTGAASSASVDTNGNGNTVNCCNSYNLCNFSGAESIHIHTTLLLLTVGVLLLLSH; this is translated from the exons ATGAAGATGCTGCTAAGCCTCgtgctcctctccctcctcgcCTCACCAG TGCTGTCATTGGAGTGCTACGTGTGCAGTTCTTCTGCCACCAATGAAGAATGTAACAGAAACACTCAGGAGTGTCAGGCACCGCTGGACACGTGCATGACTGCCGTCGACACTTTAG GTGCTGTGAAAGCCATAGTGAAGCAGTGTGCCAGCCGGGCCACATGTACAGGAGCTGCCTCATCTGCCTCAGTCGACACAAACGGAAACGGAAACACCGTCAACTGCTGCAACAGTTATAATTTGTGCAACTTCAGTGGAGCCGAGtccattcacatacacacaacactgcTGCTTTTGACTGTGGGTGTATTATTACTGCTGTCACATTGA